A window of the Synechococcus sp. LTW-R genome harbors these coding sequences:
- a CDS encoding branched-chain amino acid ABC transporter permease: protein MQLLFESLFNGVAIGSVLLMAALGLAIVFGLMGVINLAHGELIMLGAYTTYVVQLIFKLPAFEPVYNLYVLVAIPLAFVVSGVVGILLERTVIRRLYGNPLETLLATWGVSLILQQFVRSVPLATAAGVVLALVVGFSLPLVLPAPLLEGPRARLVRAGCWATSALVGVLLAGGLASQISRIARATSRNVDVTAPQWMRGGLEWADLTLPVPRLVIIVMTVVSVLGVTLFLNRSVWGTRIRAVTQNRSMSDCLGIPTDTVDVLTFGIGSGLAGIAGVAVSLLGSVGPNVGGSYIVGCFMVVVLGGVGNLFGAVLASFTIGWLTDLIGAGRLLTLWPAMPSPLAATVKFFATTSMAQVMVFALIVLFLQFRPAGLFPQKGRMVEA from the coding sequence GTGCAACTGCTGTTTGAAAGCCTCTTCAACGGCGTGGCCATCGGCTCGGTGTTGCTGATGGCCGCCCTTGGACTGGCGATTGTGTTCGGCTTGATGGGGGTGATCAACCTCGCCCATGGCGAGCTGATCATGCTCGGCGCCTACACGACCTACGTCGTGCAGCTGATCTTCAAGCTGCCGGCCTTTGAACCCGTTTACAACCTCTATGTCTTGGTGGCGATTCCGCTGGCCTTCGTGGTGAGCGGCGTCGTCGGAATCCTCTTGGAGCGGACGGTGATTCGCCGTCTCTACGGCAATCCCCTCGAGACCTTGCTGGCGACCTGGGGGGTGAGCCTGATCCTGCAGCAGTTCGTGCGCAGTGTTCCCCTGGCCACCGCCGCTGGCGTGGTGCTCGCCCTGGTGGTGGGCTTCAGCTTGCCGTTGGTGTTGCCCGCCCCCCTGCTGGAGGGACCGCGGGCGCGACTCGTGCGTGCCGGTTGTTGGGCGACCTCGGCCTTGGTCGGGGTGCTCTTGGCGGGTGGTCTGGCTTCTCAGATCTCGCGGATTGCCCGCGCCACCTCCAGAAACGTCGACGTGACTGCGCCGCAATGGATGCGTGGTGGCTTGGAGTGGGCCGATCTCACCCTGCCGGTGCCTCGGCTGGTGATCATTGTGATGACCGTCGTCTCGGTGCTTGGCGTCACCCTGTTCCTCAACCGCAGTGTTTGGGGAACACGCATCCGCGCCGTGACCCAGAACCGGTCCATGAGTGACTGCCTGGGCATTCCGACGGACACCGTCGATGTCCTCACCTTCGGCATTGGTTCTGGACTGGCGGGGATCGCCGGCGTTGCGGTCTCGCTCCTCGGCTCGGTGGGGCCGAATGTCGGCGGCTCTTACATCGTTGGCTGCTTCATGGTTGTGGTCCTCGGTGGCGTGGGCAATCTCTTTGGCGCCGTCCTGGCGTCATTCACCATTGGATGGCTCACGGATCTGATCGGTGCTGGTCGTCTGCTGACGCTCTGGCCTGCGATGCCTTCTCCGCTGGCCGCGACGGTGAAGTTCTTCGCCACGACGAGCATGGCGCAGGTGATGGTCTTCGCCCTGATCGTTCTGTTCTTGCAGTTCCGTCCCGCGGGCCTCTTCCCGCAGAAGGGACGCATGGTGGAGGCCTGA
- the urtC gene encoding urea ABC transporter permease subunit UrtC, with product MFQRFQQSRWPQLLLWVLIIAAIVAAPAVLPVFRLNLLGRFLSLAIVALGIDLIWGFTGLLSLGQGIFFALGGYAAAMYLQLNSSSGFPNGIPEFFGLYGVKQLPAFWQPFHSPLFTLVAIWLIPAVLAAVLGNLVFRNRIKGVYFSILTQAALLVFFNFFNGQQKLINGTNGLKTDVTQLFGQMVGSPEMQRGFFWFTALMVIAAWAFVRWVVRGRFGDVLIAIRDDEPRLRFAGFNPTLFKTIVFAIAGGLAGIGGALYTVQSGIVSPQYMTVPFSIEMVIWVAVGGRGTLVGAILGAVAINYAKSLVSEAMPQSWLFIQGGLFILVVTALPEGVIGWWRSDGPRNLLTRLGIARRIGTYPQLELDGQEEVQP from the coding sequence ATGTTTCAACGTTTTCAGCAGTCCCGCTGGCCGCAGCTCCTGCTGTGGGTGCTGATCATTGCCGCGATCGTTGCGGCACCCGCGGTCCTGCCCGTGTTTCGTCTCAACCTGCTGGGCCGTTTCCTCTCGCTGGCGATTGTTGCTCTGGGCATTGATCTGATCTGGGGCTTCACAGGGCTGCTCAGCCTGGGGCAGGGCATCTTCTTTGCCTTGGGCGGCTATGCCGCGGCGATGTATCTGCAGCTCAATAGCTCTTCCGGTTTCCCCAATGGCATTCCGGAGTTCTTCGGCCTCTATGGCGTGAAGCAGCTTCCGGCGTTTTGGCAGCCCTTCCATTCGCCCCTGTTCACCCTGGTGGCGATCTGGTTGATCCCGGCCGTCCTGGCGGCCGTGCTCGGCAACCTGGTGTTTCGCAACCGCATCAAAGGGGTCTACTTCTCGATCCTGACCCAGGCGGCCCTGCTGGTCTTTTTCAACTTCTTCAACGGCCAGCAAAAACTGATCAACGGCACCAACGGTCTCAAGACCGACGTGACCCAGTTGTTTGGCCAGATGGTGGGTTCGCCGGAGATGCAGCGCGGCTTCTTCTGGTTCACAGCGCTGATGGTGATCGCGGCCTGGGCCTTTGTGCGCTGGGTGGTGCGCGGTCGCTTTGGCGATGTCTTGATTGCCATTCGCGATGACGAGCCGCGGCTCCGCTTTGCGGGGTTCAACCCGACCCTCTTCAAGACGATCGTCTTCGCGATTGCCGGTGGTTTGGCCGGCATTGGGGGGGCGCTCTACACGGTGCAATCCGGGATCGTCTCGCCCCAGTACATGACCGTCCCCTTCTCGATCGAGATGGTGATTTGGGTCGCCGTGGGCGGTCGCGGCACGTTGGTGGGCGCCATCTTGGGTGCCGTCGCGATCAACTACGCCAAGAGCCTGGTCAGTGAGGCCATGCCCCAGAGCTGGCTCTTCATCCAAGGCGGCCTGTTCATCTTGGTGGTCACCGCCCTGCCGGAGGGCGTCATCGGTTGGTGGCGTAGCGATGGCCCCCGCAACCTGCTCACGCGCCTGGGCATCGCCCGGCGCATTGGCACCTATCCGCAACTGGAACTGGACGGACAAGAGGAGGTTCAGCCATGA
- the urtD gene encoding urea ABC transporter ATP-binding protein UrtD, producing MSAPLLELREITVSFDGFLALRDLNLSLQPGELRAVIGPNGAGKTTFLDVITGKTAPTEGDVLFQGRSLVGRAEHRIARLGIGRKFQSPRVFEKLSVQENLALAVSRPKQPWPLLFGRLGGQERERVHHLMGIVNLQSRADWEAGALSHGQKQWLEIAMLVGQDPDLLLVDEPVAGLTDEETDLTADLLKSLAGDHTVLVIEHDMEFIRRLESPVTVLHQGHVLCEGTMDQVQADPRVIEVYLGTSEEEQS from the coding sequence ATGAGTGCCCCCCTGCTTGAACTGCGCGAGATCACCGTCAGCTTTGACGGATTCCTGGCCCTGCGTGATCTCAACCTCAGCCTCCAGCCCGGAGAGCTGCGGGCGGTTATTGGCCCCAACGGGGCGGGCAAGACCACCTTCTTGGATGTGATCACGGGCAAGACCGCACCCACCGAAGGGGATGTCCTTTTTCAGGGACGCTCCCTGGTGGGCCGCGCGGAGCACCGCATCGCCAGGTTGGGCATTGGGCGCAAATTCCAGAGCCCCCGCGTTTTTGAGAAGCTCAGCGTTCAGGAGAATTTGGCCTTGGCGGTGAGTCGCCCCAAGCAGCCCTGGCCTCTCCTGTTTGGTCGCCTCGGCGGCCAGGAGCGAGAGCGGGTGCATCACCTGATGGGCATCGTCAATCTGCAGAGCCGTGCGGACTGGGAAGCCGGAGCTCTCTCCCACGGCCAGAAGCAATGGCTCGAGATCGCGATGCTGGTGGGCCAGGACCCCGACCTGCTGCTGGTGGATGAACCGGTGGCGGGTCTGACCGATGAGGAGACCGACCTCACCGCCGACTTACTCAAGTCCCTTGCCGGTGACCACACGGTGCTCGTGATTGAGCACGACATGGAGTTCATCCGTCGCCTGGAGAGTCCTGTGACGGTGCTGCACCAGGGGCATGTGCTCTGTGAAGGAACCATGGATCAGGTCCAGGCCGATCCCCGGGTGATTGAGGTCTATCTCGGAACATCAGAGGAGGAACAGTCATGA
- the urtE gene encoding urea ABC transporter ATP-binding subunit UrtE — protein MTALLEICGLNTYYGESHILRDVDLTVNAGEMVCLIGRNGVGKTTLLKSLIGLLRARQGSIGFNGAVLDRQAPHQRARAGLGYVPQGREIIPQLTVEENLMLGMEALPGGLARHRRIDPFVYELFPILREFLPRKGGDLSGGQQQQLAIARALLGQPKLLLLDEPTEGIQPNIVQDIESAVRRIIAETGIGVLLVEQHLHFVRQADRYYAMQRGGIVASGPTAELSQDVVNRFLSV, from the coding sequence ATGACCGCCCTGTTGGAGATCTGTGGGCTGAACACCTATTACGGCGAGAGCCACATCCTGCGGGACGTCGACCTCACCGTGAATGCCGGGGAGATGGTCTGCCTGATTGGCCGCAATGGGGTGGGAAAGACCACCCTGCTGAAGTCGCTCATCGGCCTGCTGCGCGCCCGTCAGGGCTCCATCGGCTTCAACGGTGCTGTCCTGGACCGCCAGGCGCCCCATCAACGGGCGCGCGCTGGCTTGGGGTATGTGCCGCAGGGACGAGAAATCATCCCGCAACTGACCGTGGAGGAGAACTTGATGCTCGGCATGGAGGCGCTTCCCGGGGGGTTAGCGCGCCACCGCCGCATTGATCCTTTTGTCTACGAGCTCTTCCCGATCCTGCGGGAGTTCTTGCCCCGTAAGGGTGGGGACCTCAGCGGCGGTCAGCAGCAGCAGCTGGCGATTGCCCGGGCACTCCTTGGGCAGCCCAAATTGCTGCTGTTGGATGAGCCCACCGAGGGGATTCAGCCCAACATCGTTCAGGACATTGAGTCCGCGGTGCGCCGGATCATTGCGGAGACCGGCATTGGTGTTCTGCTCGTCGAGCAACACCTCCACTTTGTTCGCCAGGCGGACCGCTACTACGCGATGCAACGGGGGGGCATCGTGGCCAGCGGCCCCACCGCCGAGTTGAGCCAAGACGTGGTCAATCGTTTCCTCAGCGTTTGA
- a CDS encoding aminotransferase class IV codes for MKGRSLSWIDGRWVEANAPELPLNDRGLLLADGLFETVLVLDGRARLLEPHLERWRQSAALLGLPEPPQAAVVEPLVEEAIARCDLPDGHGALRLNWSGGSGGRGLDRPESLAPRFWLQLSATTPQFSAVRAIVSRHERRNGSSRLSQCKTFAYGQGIQARREAQMAGADDALLLSTSGELCCGTAANLLVQRQGQWLTPPLSSGCLPGVMRGQLLSRGLVQEARLEAQPQSGDRWLLINSLSCRPIERLDGQALTPHNRQEIRALFDPLVAD; via the coding sequence ATGAAGGGCCGCAGCCTGAGCTGGATCGATGGCCGCTGGGTGGAGGCGAACGCGCCCGAACTCCCCCTCAATGACCGCGGTCTCCTGCTGGCCGACGGTCTGTTTGAAACGGTGCTGGTGCTGGATGGACGCGCCCGGTTGCTGGAGCCCCACCTCGAGCGCTGGCGCCAGAGTGCGGCGCTGCTGGGCCTACCCGAGCCGCCCCAGGCGGCCGTGGTCGAACCGCTGGTGGAGGAGGCGATTGCCCGTTGCGATCTACCCGATGGCCATGGCGCCCTGCGGCTGAACTGGAGTGGAGGCAGTGGCGGCCGCGGTCTGGACCGCCCGGAGTCCCTCGCGCCGCGCTTCTGGCTGCAGCTCAGTGCGACCACCCCCCAGTTTTCAGCCGTGCGGGCAATCGTGAGTCGCCATGAGCGGCGCAACGGCTCCAGCCGCCTGAGCCAATGCAAGACCTTTGCCTACGGGCAAGGTATCCAGGCCCGCCGCGAAGCCCAAATGGCAGGAGCCGATGACGCCCTGCTCCTCAGCACGAGCGGTGAACTCTGCTGCGGAACCGCCGCCAACCTGCTGGTGCAACGCCAGGGCCAATGGCTCACGCCACCCCTGAGCAGCGGCTGCCTCCCGGGGGTGATGCGCGGCCAGCTGCTGAGCCGTGGCCTCGTCCAGGAAGCGCGGCTCGAGGCCCAACCCCAAAGCGGCGACCGCTGGCTGTTGATCAACAGCCTGAGCTGCAGGCCGATCGAACGCCTGGATGGCCAAGCCCTAACCCCCCACAACCGGCAGGAGATCAGGGCCCTCTTTGATCCACTCGTGGCGGACTGA
- a CDS encoding anthranilate synthase component I family protein yields the protein MGSAPQPSQRPLPWIEPADLARHLAARFGSEGLIWLDGDGSSLGRWASLAADPLEQIVCRGLPEESGSRNPFTALRQLGEGHWCGWLSYEAAAWVEPSAHWKADAMATLWIARHDPIFRFDLQEQRLWLEGLDPTRLEAMATWAEALAGTQANPTEPTPISHWHWHSSPEEFSAGVQRIRERIASGDIFQANLTACCSSPLEAPAEPLGLFERLRRRCPAPFAGLVVAPGEAVISASPERFLQVSPSGKVETRPIKGTRPRMVDTQQDADQAAELVCSSKDRAENVMIVDLLRNDLGRVCESGSIQVPQLVGLESYAQVHHLTSVVTGQLRAGTSWVDLLQACWPGGSITGAPKLRACQRIAELEPVARGPYCGSLLRRDWDGSFDSSILIRTVLQHGTTLRCHAGCGIVADSDPQAEADELGWKLNPLLEALG from the coding sequence ATGGGCAGCGCTCCACAGCCCAGCCAACGGCCGCTCCCCTGGATCGAACCCGCTGACCTCGCCCGCCACCTCGCCGCGCGCTTCGGCTCGGAGGGGCTGATCTGGCTCGATGGGGACGGCAGCAGCCTGGGGCGCTGGGCCAGCTTGGCCGCCGATCCGCTCGAGCAGATCGTCTGCCGCGGCCTCCCGGAGGAGAGCGGCAGTCGCAATCCCTTCACGGCGTTGCGCCAGCTGGGGGAGGGGCATTGGTGCGGCTGGCTCAGCTACGAAGCCGCCGCCTGGGTGGAACCTTCGGCCCACTGGAAGGCCGATGCGATGGCGACCCTCTGGATCGCCCGCCACGATCCGATCTTTCGCTTCGACCTGCAGGAGCAGAGGCTCTGGCTGGAGGGGCTCGACCCCACACGTCTGGAGGCCATGGCCACCTGGGCGGAGGCACTGGCTGGAACCCAGGCCAACCCCACGGAGCCAACGCCTATTTCCCACTGGCACTGGCACAGCAGCCCGGAAGAATTCAGCGCAGGGGTCCAGCGGATCCGTGAACGCATCGCCAGCGGCGACATCTTTCAGGCGAACCTCACGGCCTGCTGCTCCAGTCCACTGGAGGCCCCCGCTGAACCCTTGGGCCTGTTTGAGCGTTTGCGGCGGCGCTGCCCAGCCCCCTTTGCCGGCCTCGTGGTCGCCCCCGGGGAAGCGGTGATCTCGGCCTCGCCGGAACGCTTCCTGCAGGTCAGCCCAAGCGGCAAGGTCGAAACGCGCCCGATTAAAGGCACCCGGCCGCGCATGGTCGATACCCAGCAAGACGCCGATCAGGCGGCGGAGTTGGTCTGCAGCAGCAAGGACCGCGCCGAGAACGTGATGATCGTCGATCTCTTGCGCAACGACCTCGGCCGCGTCTGCGAGAGCGGCTCGATCCAGGTACCGCAATTGGTGGGCCTCGAGAGCTACGCCCAGGTCCACCACCTCACCTCGGTGGTCACCGGCCAACTGCGGGCGGGCACCAGTTGGGTCGACCTCCTGCAGGCCTGCTGGCCGGGGGGCTCCATCACCGGGGCACCGAAGCTGCGGGCCTGCCAGCGCATCGCCGAACTGGAGCCGGTGGCGCGGGGGCCCTACTGCGGCTCCTTGCTTCGGCGGGATTGGGATGGCAGCTTCGACAGCAGCATCCTGATCCGCACCGTGCTCCAACACGGCACCACCCTGCGCTGCCATGCGGGCTGCGGCATCGTCGCTGACTCCGATCCCCAGGCCGAAGCCGACGAATTGGGCTGGAAGCTGAACCCGCTGCTGGAGGCCCTGGGATGA
- the queC gene encoding 7-cyano-7-deazaguanine synthase QueC — protein METVPSTETLPTAIALLSGGLDSATAAALAQAEGYRVIGLSFDYGQRHRRELQAAAAVAQALGLAEHHSISVNLAAWGGSALTDPAMEVPNTGVQDGVIPSTYVPGRNTVFISIGLSLAEARGAERLVLGVNAVDYSGYPDCRPDYLGAFQTLADLASKAGREGHGTQLWAPLVEWSKTKIVQEALRLGVPIEQTWSCYSGGEHPCGVCDSCRIRDAALIEAGRPDLTSP, from the coding sequence ATGGAGACGGTGCCCTCCACCGAAACCTTGCCCACCGCCATCGCCCTGCTCTCCGGAGGGCTGGATTCCGCCACCGCCGCCGCCCTCGCCCAAGCGGAGGGCTACCGCGTCATCGGCCTCTCCTTTGACTACGGCCAGCGCCATCGGCGCGAACTCCAGGCCGCCGCCGCGGTGGCGCAGGCCCTGGGCCTGGCCGAACACCACAGCATCAGCGTCAACCTGGCGGCCTGGGGTGGCTCAGCCCTGACGGACCCCGCCATGGAGGTTCCCAACACGGGGGTGCAGGACGGGGTGATCCCCAGCACCTACGTCCCGGGGCGCAACACGGTGTTCATCAGCATCGGCCTCAGCCTGGCGGAAGCCCGCGGCGCCGAACGCTTGGTGCTGGGGGTCAATGCGGTCGACTACTCCGGCTACCCGGATTGCCGCCCGGATTACCTGGGCGCCTTCCAGACCCTGGCGGACCTAGCCAGCAAGGCCGGCCGAGAGGGCCATGGCACCCAGCTCTGGGCGCCCCTGGTGGAGTGGAGCAAAACCAAGATCGTCCAGGAGGCGCTGCGCTTGGGGGTACCGATTGAGCAGACCTGGAGTTGCTACAGCGGCGGCGAGCATCCATGCGGCGTCTGCGACAGCTGCCGCATTCGCGATGCGGCCCTGATCGAGGCCGGGCGCCCCGACCTGACGAGCCCCTAA
- a CDS encoding 7-carboxy-7-deazaguanine synthase QueE: MSEQEPLGSSGLPVVETFHSLQGEGIHAGRSAFFIRLGGCTVGCSWCDTKHSWPAAAHPQQSPEALADAAAQAANAGAAFVVITGGEPLHHNLDPLCAAIRQRCALPIHLETSGVDPLSGSPDWVSLSPKRHQPPRAELLLRCDELKVIVHEAADLLFAEVSASQAPQATWLLQPGWDCREGQALALEFVQARPRWRLSLQSHKWLGVR; the protein is encoded by the coding sequence ATGAGTGAGCAGGAGCCATTGGGCTCCAGCGGCCTACCCGTCGTGGAGACCTTCCACTCCCTGCAGGGAGAGGGAATCCATGCCGGGCGCAGCGCCTTTTTCATCCGTCTCGGGGGCTGCACGGTGGGCTGCAGCTGGTGCGACACCAAGCACTCCTGGCCCGCCGCGGCCCACCCGCAGCAGAGCCCCGAAGCCCTGGCCGACGCCGCAGCCCAGGCGGCTAACGCGGGGGCGGCCTTCGTGGTGATCACCGGCGGAGAACCGCTGCACCACAACCTCGATCCCCTCTGCGCAGCCATCCGCCAGCGCTGCGCGCTGCCGATTCACCTGGAAACCAGCGGCGTCGATCCCCTCAGTGGCTCGCCGGATTGGGTCAGCCTCTCGCCCAAGCGTCATCAACCGCCGCGGGCGGAGCTGCTGCTGCGCTGCGATGAGCTGAAGGTGATCGTGCACGAAGCCGCCGACCTGCTCTTTGCCGAGGTCAGCGCCAGCCAAGCCCCCCAGGCGACCTGGCTGCTGCAGCCCGGCTGGGACTGCCGCGAAGGGCAGGCCTTGGCCCTGGAGTTCGTGCAAGCCCGGCCCCGCTGGCGCCTGAGCCTGCAATCCCACAAGTGGCTCGGGGTGCGCTGA
- a CDS encoding CTP synthase: protein MAKFVFVTGGVVSSIGKGIVAASLGRLLKSRGYSVSILKLDPYLNVDPGTMSPFQHGEVFVTEDGAETDLDLGHYERFTDTAMSRLNSVTTGSIYQSVINKERRGDYNGGTVQVIPHITGEIRERIHRVAANSGADVVITEIGGTVGDIESLPFLEAIREFRGDVGRNDTAYVHVTLLPYIGTSGELKTKPTQHSVKELRSIGIQPDVLVCRSDREINEELKGKIGGFCGVPTRAVIPALDADSIYAVPITLEQEGLCREVLDLLGLTDHESDMQRWEQMVAKLRNPGAAVKVALVGKYVQLNDAYLSVVEALRHACIDRDAALDLHWICAEQIEEQGADALLRGMDAVVVPGGFGNRGVDGKVAAIRWAREQRVPFLGLCLGMQCAVIEWARNQAGLTGATSAELNAETPHPVIHLLPEQQDVVDLGGTMRLGVYPCRVAPGTLAHRLYGDEVVYERHRHRYEFNNAYRNLFLESGYEISGTSPDGRLVELIELKNHPFFTACQYHPEFLSRPGQPHPLFRGLIEAAQQRLPSSPSEAIAQGANVAGA from the coding sequence ATGGCCAAATTCGTCTTCGTGACCGGTGGCGTGGTGTCCAGCATCGGCAAAGGGATCGTGGCCGCCAGCTTGGGGCGCCTGCTCAAGAGCCGCGGCTACAGCGTTTCGATCCTGAAGCTCGACCCGTACTTGAACGTGGACCCGGGCACGATGAGCCCGTTCCAACACGGTGAGGTCTTCGTCACCGAAGACGGCGCCGAGACCGACCTCGACCTGGGGCACTACGAGCGCTTTACCGACACCGCGATGTCACGCCTGAACAGCGTGACCACCGGCTCGATCTACCAATCGGTCATCAACAAGGAGCGCCGCGGGGACTACAACGGCGGCACCGTGCAGGTGATCCCCCACATCACCGGCGAGATCCGCGAGCGCATCCACCGGGTCGCCGCCAACAGCGGTGCGGATGTCGTGATCACCGAGATCGGGGGCACCGTGGGCGACATCGAGTCGCTGCCCTTCCTGGAGGCCATCCGCGAATTCCGCGGTGATGTGGGCCGCAACGACACGGCCTATGTCCACGTCACCCTGCTGCCCTACATCGGCACCTCGGGTGAACTGAAGACCAAACCCACCCAGCACTCCGTCAAGGAGCTGCGCTCCATTGGCATCCAGCCGGATGTCCTGGTCTGCCGCAGCGACCGTGAGATCAACGAAGAGCTCAAGGGCAAGATCGGCGGCTTCTGCGGCGTCCCCACCCGGGCCGTCATCCCCGCCCTCGATGCCGACAGCATCTACGCAGTTCCCATCACTCTCGAGCAGGAAGGTCTCTGCCGCGAGGTGCTCGATCTCCTGGGCCTGACGGACCACGAGTCCGACATGCAGCGCTGGGAGCAGATGGTCGCCAAGCTGCGCAACCCCGGCGCCGCCGTGAAGGTGGCCCTGGTGGGCAAGTACGTGCAGCTCAACGACGCCTACCTCTCGGTGGTGGAGGCCCTCCGCCACGCCTGCATCGACCGCGATGCCGCCCTGGATCTGCACTGGATCTGCGCCGAACAAATCGAAGAGCAAGGGGCCGATGCCCTGCTGCGCGGCATGGATGCCGTGGTCGTCCCCGGGGGCTTTGGCAACCGCGGCGTCGATGGCAAAGTGGCCGCCATCCGTTGGGCGCGGGAGCAACGGGTTCCCTTCCTGGGCCTCTGCCTGGGCATGCAGTGCGCCGTGATCGAGTGGGCGCGCAACCAGGCCGGCCTGACCGGCGCGACCAGCGCCGAACTCAACGCGGAGACCCCGCATCCGGTGATTCACCTGCTGCCCGAGCAACAGGACGTGGTCGACCTCGGCGGCACGATGCGCCTCGGCGTCTACCCCTGCCGGGTCGCCCCCGGCACTCTGGCCCACCGCCTCTACGGCGATGAGGTGGTCTACGAACGCCACCGCCACCGCTACGAGTTCAACAACGCCTACCGGAACCTCTTCCTGGAGTCCGGCTACGAGATCAGCGGCACCTCCCCCGATGGCCGCCTGGTGGAACTGATTGAGCTGAAGAACCACCCCTTCTTCACCGCCTGCCAGTACCACCCCGAATTCCTCTCCCGTCCCGGCCAGCCCCACCCGCTCTTCCGCGGACTGATCGAGGCGGCCCAACAGCGGCTTCCCTCCAGCCCTAGTGAAGCGATTGCCCAAGGGGCGAACGTCGCCGGCGCATGA
- a CDS encoding Dps family protein, with product MASTMPSIDIGIPEAQRQEIAEGLSRLLADTYVLYGNTHGFHWNVTGPMFNTLHLMFMDQYTELWTALDVIAERIRALGVVAPHGGTALGQLASIAEAPQQPPALEMVRLLVSGHESVARTARSIFPLADAASDEPTADLLTQRLQIHEKTAWMLRSLLDQ from the coding sequence ATGGCCAGCACCATGCCCAGCATCGACATCGGCATCCCTGAAGCCCAGCGGCAGGAGATCGCTGAGGGCCTGAGCCGCCTGCTCGCGGACACCTACGTCCTTTACGGCAACACCCACGGCTTCCACTGGAACGTCACGGGGCCGATGTTCAACACGCTCCACCTGATGTTCATGGACCAGTACACGGAGCTCTGGACCGCCCTGGATGTCATCGCCGAGCGCATCCGTGCCCTGGGGGTCGTCGCGCCCCATGGCGGCACGGCCCTGGGCCAACTGGCCTCGATTGCCGAAGCGCCCCAGCAGCCCCCCGCCCTAGAGATGGTCCGGCTGCTGGTCAGCGGCCATGAGTCCGTTGCCAGGACCGCGCGCAGCATCTTCCCGCTGGCCGATGCCGCCAGTGATGAACCGACCGCAGACCTGCTGACCCAACGGCTGCAGATCCACGAGAAAACCGCCTGGATGCTGCGCAGCCTCCTCGATCAATAG
- a CDS encoding RNA polymerase sigma factor, RpoD/SigA family: MAKCPPRPPAHSGSKRGSSDLVRLYLQDIGRVDLLSHEEELTLARLVQRREQLLQERRTLAKQSKELQALVDLEHSRQQLASHLGHWPSLQLWSEHQQRSGADLKEALKAGHAAWARLSALSSGELKQALHQGRRARDRMIQANLRLVVAVAKKYQQRGMELLDLVQEGTLGLERAVEKYDPTRGFRFSTYAYWWIRQGITRAIATQSRTIRLPVHVTEKLNRIKKAQRQIASEHGRLASVADLSKELGLSEEVIRMTLMRVPRSVSLDTRVGRDMDTELGELLEDGHATPEQALTKTQLHDDLEALLEELSGREAEVIRLRFGLENDTPQTLSQIGEDLHLSRERVRQIETRALLKLRQPQRRCRVHDYLLNIDGDSAPSG; this comes from the coding sequence ATGGCCAAATGTCCTCCCCGTCCACCAGCACACTCCGGCAGCAAGCGCGGCAGCAGTGATCTGGTGCGCCTCTACCTGCAGGACATCGGTCGCGTTGACCTGCTCAGCCACGAGGAGGAGCTCACCCTGGCTCGCCTGGTCCAGCGCCGAGAGCAACTGCTGCAGGAGCGCCGGACCCTCGCCAAGCAATCCAAGGAGCTGCAGGCCCTGGTGGACCTGGAGCACAGCCGCCAGCAGCTGGCCTCCCATCTGGGGCACTGGCCCAGCCTGCAGCTGTGGTCCGAGCACCAACAACGCAGCGGCGCTGACCTGAAAGAAGCCCTCAAGGCCGGCCACGCGGCTTGGGCACGCCTCTCGGCGTTGAGCAGTGGTGAGCTCAAGCAAGCCCTGCACCAAGGGCGGCGGGCCAGGGACCGGATGATTCAGGCCAACCTGCGCCTGGTGGTGGCCGTCGCCAAGAAGTACCAGCAACGGGGCATGGAGCTGCTGGACCTGGTGCAAGAGGGCACCCTCGGCCTCGAGCGGGCCGTGGAGAAATACGACCCCACCCGGGGCTTCCGCTTCAGCACCTACGCCTACTGGTGGATTCGCCAGGGGATCACCCGGGCGATCGCGACGCAAAGCCGCACGATCCGCCTGCCGGTCCACGTCACCGAGAAGCTCAACCGCATCAAAAAAGCCCAACGGCAAATCGCCAGCGAACACGGCCGCCTGGCCTCCGTCGCCGACCTCTCTAAGGAACTGGGCCTAAGCGAAGAGGTGATCCGCATGACCCTGATGCGGGTGCCGCGCTCGGTCTCCCTCGACACCCGGGTGGGCCGCGACATGGACACCGAGCTGGGGGAACTGCTGGAGGACGGCCACGCCACCCCCGAACAGGCCCTCACAAAGACCCAACTGCACGACGACCTCGAAGCCCTCCTGGAGGAACTCAGCGGCCGTGAAGCCGAGGTGATCCGCCTGCGCTTCGGCCTGGAGAACGACACCCCCCAGACCCTCTCCCAGATCGGCGAAGACCTGCACCTCTCCCGCGAGCGGGTCCGTCAGATCGAAACCCGGGCCCTCCTGAAACTGCGGCAACCCCAGCGCCGCTGCCGGGTGCACGACTACTTGCTGAACATCGACGGAGACAGCGCTCCCAGCGGCTGA